One Corynebacterium matruchotii genomic window, CATCACCAACCGTTACACCATTCACAAAACCCCCACCAAGCACGTAGTCCCCCCGCATCTCCCGTAACTTCTCAGGCAAATCCCCCACCCTAGACTTATTATCCCACACCCCCAAACCAGCCTCTTCGTCCCCCGGCACCCACATTTGCGGAGACCTCGCAAACGTCCGCAACTCCTTCCGATATGTGTTTTCTCTCCGGTGCGGCTCCATATGATGAAAACACGGATCCAACCATCTTGATACACGCCCAAACACCTTCTCCAACGAATGCACCACCGAGCAATGCTGAATCAACTGCCGCTGCTCAAACCCCTTCCTCTTACGAGTATCCTCAGGCTTCTCCCCTTGAGGGGGCCGTACTCTGTCGGCTACAATATCCTCATTCTGCTGGGCAGCACCCTCAAGCTCTTTTAATTCTTTTGGAGTGAGAAACATTTGCGTATACGGCCAGTTACTATCCGGCCTATGCCCAAATATTTTATTCAAAGGGTTATGAAGATTTTCCATGTATTTTAGGCCACGCTGAATGGTATCCGGACTGATCGGGAGATGAGAGGCCATAATCATTAAATCCCCCAAATCCTTCCACCGAGATGTCTCTCGATATTTCCCAATCGCCAAGTCCCCTAAATTCCTTAAATTCTTCCATCGAGACGTGTCTTCTCTTTGGTCATTGAGGGGGAATAATGCTGCAATTTTCCCGGCAATATATTTCCCCGGATCAATAAGCTTGATAGTGGTTGATGCCCGAGACGAGATAAGCGAATCCTGGACTGTTAACGCTTCGGTATCATCGTATTCCTCGGGAACCCCTCGGATCGCATCCATCTTAATCTGGACGTATTCTTTATCACCATCAAGCACCTGGATAGTATAGGTGTCACCGTTTCGGCTTCTCGTGTTCTCTGCTTTGAGAACTTTGTAAGTGAATAGGTCGTCTTCATCCTGTGAGAGGGTTTCCTCAAGCAGGCGTGTCATCTTATCACGTTTGATGGAGGTAATAATATCAAGGTCCCTGGAAATCCGGCACCCCGGCACCCGAAACAACAGGGAAGTACCCCCACTGATAACAACCCTGCCTAAATGTTTCTTCCCGTCAGAAGGTTGGTCAGCGTAATGCGAGAGCTGCACCGCAAGATGTTGAGACAACACCTGCTTCTTAATATCATCATCAAGTATTCTAACAGCTCTTTTATTCTTGGGTTGGTATTGCTCAGGGATGCTCGCTTTTATCTGCCTGACGATTTGGTTAGCGTTATATGGCATAACTATCACCAGTCATCATCGTCATCGTCGTAGTCTTTGTTGGTGTTAGGGTAGGGGCTGGCGTATTCGCTGAGGAAATGGTCGAGGACTTCTTTGCCGGTTCGGGGTTTCCTTCCGTTTTTATCAGTCCATGTCCCCGCACAGACTTCTAACACCTCGGCGAGTTCCTCCCACGAGCAGCCATAGTAATGTGCGTCGAGGGTGGCATCAGCAGCGTATTCAAAATCATCAGTAGTCATGAGGTATTTCCGCAACGCGGGCAGAATATTCTCTGTTGGAATATCATCAACCAGAGACCAATCTGTAGGCTGAATATTATCATCAACAATAAACTCGTCTGTAACCCCTTCCTCAATATTGGCATAAGGCATAAGCTCTGGTGGGGTGATGATACAGGCTGGGTCACCACTGCCGATCCGGCCGATTCCCCGGATTTGAAGCGCTTCACTGCTCGCCACATAAGGCATGGGGTTCCGCCGTTCCGGGGGAATAGCGGGAAAGGCTAAAAGCCACAACCAATAAGAACTGTCATTTGGCGAATGCCCACTGAGTTGGGTATAGAAACCATTGTTGGAATCCAAGAAACCGCCTTCAATAATAAACCCGGTGTCGCGTGCTTCTTGGATTTCTTCCTCAGAAAGTTGAGACCGGAGAAGGAATCCCCGTTGTTGAGCTGCTAAATCTCGATAACTCATAATACCCTTTCATAATGACTTCTGGATAGAGGGTTATTCACATATCCATGTTTTTCTATAGATAACTACGAAGTGTTACAGATAACTCATATCATGTCAACGGTCGATGAACATTAGGGGGTAACACCATGATTATCTTATCTACCAGCATGTTTATGATTCTATCGAACAGCCACTTAACAAAAGATTAACACAAAATAAACTTTATAAGAAACTAGTTTTAGGAAGCTTGTTCAGGCGTTTTTAAATAGGGCCCTCACTACCCGGTAACTGATCACTCCCGAAAACATAGGAAAACGAGGCCGGTAGTGTACTTATAGTAAGTGTGAACAAAAATAAAATACTCTATCGACCCCGCGCACCGCTGATCCTAGCACACTCACCACAGATAATCTCCTCACCCTAGCGAACATCATCACCACATCAAACATCCCACACCACCATCCACCAAGCCTCGGGGTGTTCACTAGTGTGCAGGTCACCATGCTCTACCTGCAAGAAAACCTAAGGCAACAAACCCTAGCTGGTATTTTTAGCACGTCCCAACCCACTATCTCCAGGGCGATCAATACTGTATTGAACATCCTTAACATAGTGCTCCCACCCCCACCACAACCCAAAGACCTTAGGCCTCAACGGCTATACGTGTTAGACGACACTCTCGTGCCCTGCTGGTGGTGGAAAGAAACAAGAAGCCTCTATAGCGGGAAACACCACAAAGCGGGCTATAACCTTCAAGTTTTAGCAGACCAGGCTGGTGAAATATTCTATATTTCACCATCGCTACCAGGATCAACACATGACATCACAGCTATACGACACACCGGCCTATTCAACCACATGCCATCGTGGCATTGCACCGTGGACAAAAGATATATCGGGTTAGGGTGTAATACGCCTTTTAAGAGAAGACCAGGCAAGCCCTTGCTGGACTGACAGAAACGGTTTAAGACAGGTATCAACCAGATCCGCTATGTAGTGGAACGGTCTATCGCCCACCTCAAAACCTGGTGAATACTATCCATCCCCTGCTGTCTCCCCCAAAACACAACCATCCGAGCAATCAACGTGATTCGCCGGTTGCTTCATTACGAAGATTGACGACTGGGCACTTAACTTTTACAGTGCCTCGAAAAGTTAAGTAGAGATCGCTTTCTGCAACATTGCTATCTAAAGTGTTAGCTGGGGTGGCAATTGCCACCCCAGCTAATCCGAAAAACGCCATGGCTGAGCCAATAATAGCTGCACATACCAAGCGAAAAGGTTCTCTCATGATACAGGACTCCTTTGAAAGAGAACCGAAAGAGAATGCAAATGATGGAACAAAAACTTGTAGAAGAGGTACACCTGTACTGTTCCCCATTGGAGCTTGAAGAATTTATTCAGCACTTTTGCAGTTCGTTTATTCAAAAGTTTGATGAAATAGCAGATCTGTCTACTTTTTCTGTGGAAAAAGAGTCGGATGACTACGATTTGTCTAGCGAAAACACAGGTAAAAGTAACTTTGAAGATCGCCAAAATTATGTTTTAAAGCAGAAATTTACCTGCATGATTCATGAAAAAGACGGTGAACCCTGCGAAGAAGACCTAGATCTGATAAGCGATAGAATATTTGAAGTCGTTAAGCAAAGCATTGGCAGTATCCCTTACTTCAGCTTCCTTGGTTTTGAAGATAATTCTGATGAAGACAATCAACCGTCATAGTCGTATCCCTTACCAATCTAGTAGAGGTATTAGAACACATCGACGTCGCAAGGCACATTCAAGCCTGGCACCACAAAGATTTTCTCCACGGTCTAATAAAAGAATCAGTTCCCCCAGCGTCATTCGCTGATCTGCTGAGCATGTCCACGGTGGAAAGGATGTAGCCCCCCACTCCCCCACACCCGCCATACATGGAAAGGATGGGTCGCGGCATGGTGCCTTACGACCCATCGGGGTTAATAAACGTCATGGTTTCTTTGTGATGAGGCTAGCGAATAAACCACCACCTAACAGTCAAAGAGTGGACTTTCTGGATGCATCCACTGCCCATAATAGTCCCGTTTGCTGGGGTCGGCAAGAAAAATCTTGCACCCAACAAAGGCTGTTGGTGTGCAAGATTTTTATAGTAACCGCACTCGCAAATAGCGGACGCCCCGCCTTGCGGGTTCTTGACAACGCTTTACGACGTCGCCAGTGGTGGCGTGGCAGGACCATGCCTCCCCACCACAAGAATAAATTATAGCACAATAGCTACTTATGGTTTTGGGTTAATGATAGCGGAAGCCCGGACCGCATCTTATGCAAGGCGCAGTCCGGGCTTCCGGCTTCTCTTCAGTTTGGTTGTATGAGACAAGAGGACTGCTCATGTCAACAACCAATCCTTATATTAATCCGAACCCTAGTTCGGAGGCATAATGATCCAGGCCAGCACGTATAACACCCACTGCGGTCCGGGGAGCAGGAAGCTACTTCCAACGAATAAGATCCGAAGTAGCGTCACATCCCACCCGTAGGTGTCGGCGATTCCTTGGAACACGCCGCCCACCCACTTATTGATGGTGTTACGGTGAAGCCGGCGTTGCAGCATAGGCGCGGGGTATGTCATGATGGGCCTCCTTCAAATATCTCTGGGTGGTTCCGGGCTTAATAGCCGATCCCTTTGGGGATGATGGCCCAGGCAATGAAGTAGAAAATACATTGCGCGCCGGGCAGCACCAGGCAACTGAGCACGAAGAGGAGCCGCAACAGGTTGACGCTGATGTCGAACTTATTGGCGATTCCCGCGAGGACGCCGCCGAACCAGTTATTGGTCATGTCCCGCACCAGGGGGCGTTCCATAGGCAGTACCGGCATTGACGAAGCCGGATCCATGTACCCCAACCCAGTAGCATAGGTGGGCTGATCCACCACACCATACATGCCATAGGTGGTGCCGGAGAGCGGGTCGGTGGCAACTGTCGTTTCCGTGATGGGCGGCAGGTTCACCTGGGTGTCAGCGGCAGCGGTGGCGTTGTAGTTGGGGTAGCTCATGGGAATCGACCTTTCTGAAAAATTTGTTGGTTGCTGTTTCTGTTTCCTATTGTTCCGGTTTACCTGCGTTGATGCATCAGGGATACCCCCGATCTTTTCCCTGAAAGTATTTCCCTGGGATTTTGCCAGGAAAACCCAGGGTTTTCCCTGGTAACCCCCTGAGGGCTTCGTTCTTGCTTTCCCCCGTGAAGCTAGCAAGCATCCTCCCAACGGCTGATGGCCTCCACCGTAGGTACTAGTTTCTTGCTAGTCCCACAGGTTGATCGAGGATGTGTCGTAAGAATTTTGATACCGGCTCTAGCAGGTCCGGGTCGAGGTTATTGAATATGACGTCTCGCACCGATTCCACGTGTGAGGGGGCTGCGTTGCGGATGCGGCGGTCTCCTTCGTCGGTAAGCTCTATTATCACTCCCCGACCGTCACCTATACAGCGGCGCTTGGTGAGCAATCCCCGCTTTTGCATGCGGCTCACCTGGTGTGATGCTCGGCTGCGGTCCCAATTGAGTATATTACACAGGTCACGGAGCCGTATTTCTTTCTCGGGGCTTTCGGACAGGTTGACGAGGACCGCAAACTCCGCGCTAGTGAGATTATGATCGTCTTGCAATACGGTTTCTATATGATGATTGACTTTCCTCGATGCGGCAAGTAGCAGTCGCCAAAATTTTTGTTCATCATCGCTAAGCCAATTCGGATTCTTCATGGTTACCTATTAAACAGGATAACGCTATATTTTTGCGTCATCCAGTATCTTTTTTGCCAAATCGTTAGAAAATTTCTCGTTACTATATCACTATCCCACCATATTGTTGATGTATCAATCATTTGGTGGGGCGTGTCGACCATGTGCCAAACGACAGCACCGACTCCCCCACCATCAAGCGAGAATCCCGGCGTTAGTCGTCGAAAAGCTGCAGGCCACGCAGGGGCCGTTCCACCCGACCGGACACCGCGGCATAGCGCTCCGGGGCGCACGTCAACACGAACACCTGACGTTGCTTGCCCATTTCGGCAAACACCGCCCCCATCGCCATGAGCCGCCGGGCATCACTCGACCCCAACACGTCGTCGAAGAACACCGGCACCTGGGCGTCGCTGACCAGGCTGGCGATCGCAAACCGCGTGAGGATCTCCAACTGCTCCTGCGCCCCACCCGAGAGCTGGCGCACATTCATGTGCTCCCCCACCGCGCTGACCCGCTGTGTCAGCTTCAACGTGTCGTCCAACACAAACTGCACACCCGACCCAAACACCGGCTGGGCCAGCCTAGATAGTTCGTCAACAAACGGCTGAGCGTACCTCGCGTGCGCCGCCCGCTGGTGCCGCACCACCGTCTCATACAGCAGCTTTGCCGCCTGCGCCCTGCGGGTTTCCGCAGCCAGGCGCCGCTCGGCGGAAATCTTCTCCGCCTGAAGCCGATCGTGATCCTCGGCGGCGCCGACGCTCGCCTCAATATAGCTACGATGCTCGGCGATGCTGGTGGCGGCGTCCCGAACATGGTTCTCCAAATACTCAACATGCGCCTGGGCCGCCTCGTAGAGCTGCTTCTTCGCGATGGGAGCGGCCTGTTTCAGCTGCTCCGCAATTTCGTCGCGGGCGGCGGTCACCTCATCCAACGCGGCGCGCTCGGTGACGCAGTCGGCCCGCAGCTCGTCAAGACTCGGGGAATCGACAACCCGTTCGAGTTGCTCGGTGGTGACCCGGGCGGCCTCCCGGGCATCCGCAAGCACCGCCTCATGCACCGCAAGCGCCTGGGCGGCCGGCCGGTCAGCAAGACTCACCAGGGCGACGTCAGCTTGTTCCCGATCCGCCACCGCCGCGGCAAGCGCCTGGCTCGCCGAGGTCACCGCGGCCTCCGCCTCAGCCAGGGTAACGTCAACCTCTACGGGTTCGGCGTCAAGCGCCGCATCCAGCTCATCCAGGCTCAACTCCCCCAGAAGCACATCGTGCTGGGTGGCGAGCAGCTTCAGTGTGGACTGCGCCTCGGTGTAGGCGGTCCGGGCCGCCCGGGCCTCAGCGAGGGTCGCAAACCCATGCTTGGCAATGAGATCAGCCAAGTCCGCCTCCGCCTGGGCCACCGCATCGTGGGTTTCGGTGTCCCCGGCGCCAGGGGTGATGGTGATGGTGACGTCCCCGACGGTCAGGGTAGTGGTGTCGGCGACCACATGTTCGAATTCCGCGTCCGCGGGCTCCCCGTTGAGGGTGAGTTTCGTGGCCGCCGGCGCCTGCACCGCGAGCTTGGGGGCCCGCAGCTCGTGGGTGTGCCGGGCCAGGCGCACCGCGGATTCGGCCGTCTCGTACTGGGTGACGGTCGCCGCGGCCACCTTGGGGACGGCAACCAGTGTGCGGCGTTGGGCGGCAATATCGTCGAGGGCGCGGCGCAGTTTTTCCAGCTCGGCTCGCCGCTGTTGGCTGGCTGCCGCGTCGCGGGTGGCGGTGGCTGCCCGCACCGCGTCGTGGGCTTGCTTTTCCGCGGCCACGGCTGCAGCGCGCGCGGCGGTGAGCGTTGCGCTGCGCTCGTCCTCCGCCTCGGCGGCCTGGCGCAGGTCAACCAGGGCGGCTTCGAGCTTGTCGACGCGCTCCCGGCCGGCCCGTTCGTTTTCTACGAGCTCCAGGCGTTTCGCCAAGGCGGCCTCGGCGGCCTGGAGTCGCACCCGGGCCAGTTCCTGGTCCCGGTCGAGTTGTTCGGCCTGGTGCTGAATCTGCCGGGCAGCCTCGTAATCCTCGTGGCAGGCGTCCCGGATCTCCCGCAGCCCCGGCAGTTCGCGTTCGGCCGCCACCCGGGCCGTGGCGATGCGCTCGACCTCCGCAACATGGTGGCGCAGCTCCTCAAGCCGGCTGGCGGCGTCTTGGGCGGCCTGGGTGGCGGCCGCCACCCGATCATGGTGGGCCTGGAACTGCTTGGTGGGCTTTCCTCGCTGCGTGTAATACTTGTGGTATTCGCCGATGATGCGGGCCAGGAGCGGCCCGGCCTCCGCGTCCCGGGTTTGAGTGTGACCACCATCCCCGATGCCGCTCACCCCGCTGGCTTCCGCCAGGGCCTGCGTGAGGGAGGTAATGCCCCCCAACACCAGCGGGTGCACCATGCTGCCCTGCCGGTTATACAGGGCGGTAAACAGGGTTTGGTCAACATGCTTGTGAAAGAATTCTTCGAAACGCTGTTCGGCATCACCACCGGTGTAGCTGCCGTCACCCGAAATGGTGAGCTCGGCCCTGGGGGTTTTCAACCACTGCTTGAATAGTCGAACATTCTTTCCCCCCAGGGTGAGGTTCACGGTCACCTGCGGGCCGACGTCGCTGCCCAGGGGTTGGGTGTCTTTCACTGCCTGAGCCCGGGACGAATGCTTGGTGTGCAGCACCTGGGCTATGGCCTCTAGGACGGTGGATTTGCCCTGCTCGTTATCGCCATGGATGACGAAAACTCCATGGTCGGGAATGTTGGACCATCGAAGATGCCGGATGGTTTTGAAATCTCTAATTTCAATATCGGTGATCAGCATCGTTGGTTACACCTCGTTATGGAGTTGGAACAGCAGGTTGAGGGCGTCGGAGGCAACCGGGTCAGTATCGGTGGCCAGCTCCTGGGCGGCGGCCAAGACGAAGCCGGAAAGATCCAGGTCCGCAATGTCCACGTCGGTGGCCGCAGTGGTGAGATTCATGGTTCGAGTGCGGGGATAGAGGTGGGCGAACAGGGGCCGCAGGCGGGCAAGTTCCGCCTCCAGGTGTTGGCGGGTGGCGAGGTCTACCGCGCCCACCAGGGAGTATTTAATAACGGTCCGGTCCTTGCGCGGGTAGGCGTCCAATTGGGTGATGAAGTCACGCACGTCATCAAGGCTGTTGACGTCGGCGCTGATGGCGTCGAACCGCCACGTGCCGATCTGGGTTTCGGTCACCGTCACCTCGGCCTGGGCCGCCGCAGACTTGGCAATGTCCACGATGAGCGCCTTACCGGAATTATTTTCCCCCTGACCGCTGGGCAGCTCTCTAAAGGCGGTAACCTCGGGGGCACCGGAGAACCAGATGGCGCCGGTGTCGCTAAGGCTCATGGCGGAGTGGGTGTCCCCCAGGGCCAGGTAGTCGATGGTGCCGCCGCGGATGGCGGTCTCCACCGTGTCCCGGTCGATGATGTCCATGCGAATGTCGTTGCTGCGGTTATCGAGCTGGCCGTGCCCCACGACGATTCGGATGGTGGCGGCCGGCTCCAGGTCGGCAATGGCATTGGATACCAGGTCGCAGCTGGGGGTTTTGCTGTGCCAAGGGGCGCCGATGAGCTCCACGCCGGGGGCGACCTCGATGGGGGTGCTGTCGGTGAACACATGAATCCTGGGGTGGGATTCGGCGCGGTAGAAAATGCTGTCGGCGGTCAGCGGATCGTGGTTACCGGGGAGCAGGTACACGTCAACAGGGAGGGCCGCCAAGGCGGCAAGGGCACGCTCCCGGGTCTTGGTGAAGATGGAATTATGTTCGAATACATCGCCAGCAACGATAATGAAATCACACTGGTATTCGATGGCTTTTTCTCCGAGGCGAGTGATGGCCTCGACGCGGGCGGCGTCGAAAAGCGCCTGAGCATCTTCGGTTTCCTGTAGAAACCAGCGGGTCATGCCTAGTTGCAGATCGGAAGTGTGAAGAAATCGGGTAGTCAGCGCGGTCATTATCACCCTATGTTTCGTGCGTAAGATTGTAGTACAAGTCTTCGATGTCAGATACGGCGCATAGTTCATCCACGCTGGTGTACGAAATGGTCCGCATGGCCTTGTGGAGGAGTTCTTCGTCCGAGTCGGCAAGAGCAGACTGGGTTTTCAGCTGGGGAATCTCCGGCAGAGGGCCGCCGTTCCAAAACCGGTCAGTGGCCGCGGCAATGGCCTCGGGCGACGGCGCCTCCGCCTGCGGTTTCTGCCTCGCCCCCGACGCCCCAGCAGGTACAGATGTTTCGGGCTCCGCCCCTGCCGACCCTGCCGGCTTCGGCAGCCGCATATCGGCCAAGTTCAGACCCCGCAGCTGAAACACCAGCCCCGGGTCGGCCGCCACCCGGTCCGCAGCCGCCATCATGGTCGCCACAACGTGCTTACACACCTTCGCCTTGTCCGGGCAATCGCAGTAATACCGCGCCTTATAGGGGTGGCCGCCAAATAAAATCTTAAGCATGTCCGGCGAAAACTGCCCGGACCGCACCGCCTGAATCCCGCCATCGAGCTGGGAAATCAAGTCCGGCAGCCGCGCCAACTGCGGGTCGGTGCGGGGCGGGAACATGATGGCCACCGAAAACGGCTGCGGCTGGGAACCAATAACCTTCGCGGTAATAGATCCCGGCACAAACTCCAGGTTCATCACGTGGCCGCCCTGATAGTAGCCTCGCCCCCGGCTCATCCTGCCATTATCCGATTGGGTGAATGCCAGATCGGTGAGCCAGTCAGCGGCCGTACTGCGGGTCCCCTTGGCCGTCGCCCGCGCCCTCGTGGTCTTCCGCCGCGGCTTATAGGAGGGCGCATCCGGGTCAGTAAATGTGTCACGGCCGGCGACAGGCGTATAATCCCGTGCCCCAAAATTCACGTAGATGACGTTGCCTACCTGGGGCGACCTACGCGACGACCTACGCTCTTTCCCATCGAATGCCACTTATTCCATCTCCCGATAACTCAGCAATGTGGCCAGCTCCGCGTCGGAAAGCTCCGTCAACCAGCCCTCACCCTGGGCGATCATGGCCGCCGCCAGCTCGGACTTGCCCGAAATAATGTCGTGAATCCGCTCCTCGACCGTGCCTGCCGTAATCAGCTTATACACAAACACGTTTTTGTCCTGCCCAATGCGGTACGCCCGGTCCGTCGCCTGGTTTTCCACCGCGGGATTCCACCACCGGTCCATGTGCACCACGATGTTTGCCGCGGTGAGGTTGAGGCCGGTGCCGCCCGCCTTGAGCGACAACACCATTGCCGGCGCCCCATCCGGCGCCTGAAATTGTTGCACCATTATATCCCGCCCGCTTTTGCTCACCCCGCCGTGGAGAAACGGGATTTTCTGCCCATAATAGTCGGAGAGATAAGGGGTGAGCATGTCCCCAAACGCCTTGTATTGGGTGAAAATGAGTACCTTTTCGCCGTGGTCGCGGGCGTTCTCCACAATTTGCATAAGTTCTTCCACCTTGCCAGAGCGGTGATGGTTCCCCCGCAACATGGGGGATCCGTCGCCGAGGAAATGCGCCGGGTGATTACAAATCTGTTTGATTTTGGTCAGTGACGCGAGCACCAGGCCGCGCCGCCCTATGCCTTCGGCCTGTTCCAGCTGGGTGGTGAGATCATTCACGTATGCGGTGTAGAGGGCGGCTTGTTCCTTGGTGAGG contains:
- a CDS encoding nucleotidyl transferase AbiEii/AbiGii toxin family protein translates to MPYNANQIVRQIKASIPEQYQPKNKRAVRILDDDIKKQVLSQHLAVQLSHYADQPSDGKKHLGRVVISGGTSLLFRVPGCRISRDLDIITSIKRDKMTRLLEETLSQDEDDLFTYKVLKAENTRSRNGDTYTIQVLDGDKEYVQIKMDAIRGVPEEYDDTEALTVQDSLISSRASTTIKLIDPGKYIAGKIAALFPLNDQREDTSRWKNLRNLGDLAIGKYRETSRWKDLGDLMIMASHLPISPDTIQRGLKYMENLHNPLNKIFGHRPDSNWPYTQMFLTPKELKELEGAAQQNEDIVADRVRPPQGEKPEDTRKRKGFEQRQLIQHCSVVHSLEKVFGRVSRWLDPCFHHMEPHRRENTYRKELRTFARSPQMWVPGDEEAGLGVWDNKSRVGDLPEKLREMRGDYVLGGGFVNGVTVGDVLSEEYKKSRKSPEEEKKKGAQESSGQSSSEKTTYDEDDYEVFDNPDENDDGESYGDGDDPFGNPDDNDDDNDQGKQL
- a CDS encoding transposase family protein, which gives rise to MLYLQENLRQQTLAGIFSTSQPTISRAINTVLNILNIVLPPPPQPKDLRPQRLYVLDDTLVPCWWWKETRSLYSGKHHKAGYNLQVLADQAGEIFYISPSLPGSTHDITAIRHTGLFNHMPSWHCTVDKRYIGLGCNTPFKRRPGKPLLD
- a CDS encoding PspC domain-containing protein; translation: MTYPAPMLQRRLHRNTINKWVGGVFQGIADTYGWDVTLLRILFVGSSFLLPGPQWVLYVLAWIIMPPN
- a CDS encoding PspC domain-containing protein, with amino-acid sequence MSYPNYNATAAADTQVNLPPITETTVATDPLSGTTYGMYGVVDQPTYATGLGYMDPASSMPVLPMERPLVRDMTNNWFGGVLAGIANKFDISVNLLRLLFVLSCLVLPGAQCIFYFIAWAIIPKGIGY
- a CDS encoding MarR family winged helix-turn-helix transcriptional regulator, whose product is MKNPNWLSDDEQKFWRLLLAASRKVNHHIETVLQDDHNLTSAEFAVLVNLSESPEKEIRLRDLCNILNWDRSRASHQVSRMQKRGLLTKRRCIGDGRGVIIELTDEGDRRIRNAAPSHVESVRDVIFNNLDPDLLEPVSKFLRHILDQPVGLARN
- a CDS encoding AAA family ATPase — its product is MLITDIEIRDFKTIRHLRWSNIPDHGVFVIHGDNEQGKSTVLEAIAQVLHTKHSSRAQAVKDTQPLGSDVGPQVTVNLTLGGKNVRLFKQWLKTPRAELTISGDGSYTGGDAEQRFEEFFHKHVDQTLFTALYNRQGSMVHPLVLGGITSLTQALAEASGVSGIGDGGHTQTRDAEAGPLLARIIGEYHKYYTQRGKPTKQFQAHHDRVAAATQAAQDAASRLEELRHHVAEVERIATARVAAERELPGLREIRDACHEDYEAARQIQHQAEQLDRDQELARVRLQAAEAALAKRLELVENERAGRERVDKLEAALVDLRQAAEAEDERSATLTAARAAAVAAEKQAHDAVRAATATRDAAASQQRRAELEKLRRALDDIAAQRRTLVAVPKVAAATVTQYETAESAVRLARHTHELRAPKLAVQAPAATKLTLNGEPADAEFEHVVADTTTLTVGDVTITITPGAGDTETHDAVAQAEADLADLIAKHGFATLAEARAARTAYTEAQSTLKLLATQHDVLLGELSLDELDAALDAEPVEVDVTLAEAEAAVTSASQALAAAVADREQADVALVSLADRPAAQALAVHEAVLADAREAARVTTEQLERVVDSPSLDELRADCVTERAALDEVTAARDEIAEQLKQAAPIAKKQLYEAAQAHVEYLENHVRDAATSIAEHRSYIEASVGAAEDHDRLQAEKISAERRLAAETRRAQAAKLLYETVVRHQRAAHARYAQPFVDELSRLAQPVFGSGVQFVLDDTLKLTQRVSAVGEHMNVRQLSGGAQEQLEILTRFAIASLVSDAQVPVFFDDVLGSSDARRLMAMGAVFAEMGKQRQVFVLTCAPERYAAVSGRVERPLRGLQLFDD
- a CDS encoding metallophosphoesterase family protein, producing MTALTTRFLHTSDLQLGMTRWFLQETEDAQALFDAARVEAITRLGEKAIEYQCDFIIVAGDVFEHNSIFTKTRERALAALAALPVDVYLLPGNHDPLTADSIFYRAESHPRIHVFTDSTPIEVAPGVELIGAPWHSKTPSCDLVSNAIADLEPAATIRIVVGHGQLDNRSNDIRMDIIDRDTVETAIRGGTIDYLALGDTHSAMSLSDTGAIWFSGAPEVTAFRELPSGQGENNSGKALIVDIAKSAAAQAEVTVTETQIGTWRFDAISADVNSLDDVRDFITQLDAYPRKDRTVIKYSLVGAVDLATRQHLEAELARLRPLFAHLYPRTRTMNLTTAATDVDIADLDLSGFVLAAAQELATDTDPVASDALNLLFQLHNEV